Proteins encoded in a region of the Streptomyces sp. NBC_00513 genome:
- a CDS encoding FadR/GntR family transcriptional regulator, whose translation MTIERLTLSDTVAREIIEEIRQRRLREGDEIPAEGELAERHGVNRLAVREAIRTLTARGVLVSSQGKRARVATPSPAVLTQILEFRLNQQSMDLRDLLDTRRVIECELARRAAARIAAGHGSTAEAERALETMVGAVGDPEAFIAADLAFHHAVSELAASEVFSFLLAAMNGALLDARRASYRGREQRGECQGATIEAHRHILDAIAAGDPERAARAMADHIEETGHDLGF comes from the coding sequence ATGACGATCGAGCGACTGACGCTGAGCGACACCGTGGCGCGGGAGATCATCGAGGAGATCAGGCAGCGCCGGCTCCGCGAGGGGGACGAGATTCCCGCCGAGGGCGAGCTCGCCGAACGGCACGGTGTCAACCGTCTCGCGGTGCGCGAGGCGATCCGCACTCTGACCGCCCGAGGTGTCCTCGTCTCCAGCCAGGGCAAGCGGGCGCGGGTGGCGACTCCGTCGCCCGCCGTCCTGACGCAGATCCTCGAATTCCGGCTCAATCAGCAGTCGATGGACCTGCGGGACCTGCTCGATACCCGCCGGGTGATCGAGTGTGAACTCGCCCGGCGGGCCGCGGCCCGGATCGCCGCCGGGCACGGCTCCACCGCGGAGGCCGAACGCGCGCTGGAGACCATGGTCGGCGCTGTGGGCGACCCCGAGGCGTTCATAGCGGCCGACCTCGCCTTCCACCATGCCGTCTCCGAACTCGCCGCGTCCGAGGTCTTCTCATTCCTCCTTGCCGCCATGAACGGGGCCCTGCTCGACGCGCGCCGCGCGAGCTACCGAGGCCGTGAACAACGGGGCGAGTGCCAGGGCGCCACGATCGAGGCACACCGGCACATCCTGGACGCCATCGCCGCAGGCGACCCTGAACGCGCGGCCCGGGCCATGGCCGACCACATCGAGGAAACCGGTCACGACCTCGGATTCTGA
- a CDS encoding polysaccharide lyase — translation MFQRYSRTRRFSAALAAVLVVGLGATDAFADRALTPLPFKDGFESGATSAFPRKGIDGTGTVDVKSAPGGRGGKAVRFAMPDDGKSYRTEIATARVPYGSYRYTFANYLPNDWIRYDAQTIVSQWHGGTGTYPAVVLAVKNDRWMMVVHWRDGSEKVDESRKPAHEVKYDLGPVQFGHWNQWSFDITWSTKGTTGSITARLDGAQVGSHHGPNSYHQDTAPYHKIGLYRPNWQAWKGHKAGGTPAVVNYYDDVTISAISPGAAAPPATSSAKTTPPSAPDASDASASPAAQAPASAQASAPTLATGPAAPGSTPDAADDIPMDTGSDQDTDNNAKPLAETGASSQTPIILAFGSALLAAGIVLVLRGRARVARLLAGGRRG, via the coding sequence ATGTTCCAGCGTTACAGCCGCACACGGCGGTTCAGTGCGGCCTTGGCTGCCGTGTTGGTGGTGGGCCTCGGGGCAACCGACGCCTTCGCCGACCGTGCGCTGACACCCCTTCCGTTCAAGGACGGGTTCGAGTCCGGAGCCACCTCCGCGTTTCCCCGCAAGGGCATCGATGGCACGGGCACCGTGGACGTCAAGTCCGCGCCCGGCGGGCGTGGTGGCAAGGCCGTCCGGTTCGCCATGCCGGACGACGGAAAGTCCTACCGCACCGAGATAGCCACGGCTCGTGTGCCGTACGGGAGCTACCGGTACACCTTCGCCAACTACCTTCCCAATGATTGGATTCGCTACGACGCACAGACCATCGTCTCCCAGTGGCACGGCGGGACGGGCACCTACCCGGCTGTCGTCCTGGCCGTCAAGAACGACCGCTGGATGATGGTCGTCCACTGGCGGGACGGCTCGGAGAAGGTGGACGAGAGCAGGAAGCCGGCGCACGAGGTCAAGTACGACCTCGGCCCGGTGCAATTCGGCCACTGGAACCAGTGGTCCTTCGACATCACCTGGTCAACCAAGGGCACCACCGGCTCCATCACCGCCCGGCTCGACGGTGCCCAGGTGGGATCACACCACGGCCCCAACAGCTATCACCAGGACACCGCCCCCTACCACAAGATCGGTCTGTACCGACCCAACTGGCAGGCTTGGAAGGGGCACAAGGCAGGCGGCACACCGGCCGTGGTGAACTACTACGACGACGTCACCATCAGCGCCATCTCCCCGGGGGCGGCCGCGCCACCGGCCACGTCCTCCGCGAAGACCACGCCGCCCTCCGCACCCGACGCGTCCGACGCATCGGCATCCCCTGCGGCACAGGCACCCGCGTCGGCGCAGGCATCCGCGCCGACCCTGGCGACGGGACCGGCCGCGCCGGGCTCGACACCCGACGCCGCGGATGACATCCCCATGGACACCGGCTCCGACCAGGACACCGACAACAACGCCAAGCCCTTGGCCGAGACCGGCGCCTCCAGCCAAACCCCGATCATCCTCGCCTTCGGCAGCGCACTGCTCGCCGCCGGCATTGTCCTCGTACTCCGCGGTCGCGCCAGGGTGGCGCGGCTCCTGGCCGGTGGCCGGAGGGGGTAA
- a CDS encoding FHA domain-containing protein produces the protein MQTCPNGHQSAYEHWCEVCGNPMRAATSTPAAAAFGYGRPMAGEPTAPVEMCPQCCTQREGVAPFCEVCRYTFPMWSVALHTADAPHPGLAAGNPRMGIPPQRSPSALPQAPFDHHGPRPAWVELPAEPLGHEDGQLLSPPGADQQPYVQHLQQEYQQPSSHRQQQDYASQGQAPSQIGGPWSATVGPDRSYFMAMIQRSPEAVGLNLPAYSPEQHLALSGGQITIGRRRASSGESPDIDLSVPPEDPGVSHQHAMLVQQPDGTWSVMDQNSTNGTTINGGEEPIQPYVPIPLGDGDQVHVGAWTTITVHHGC, from the coding sequence ATGCAAACCTGCCCGAACGGGCACCAGTCCGCCTACGAGCACTGGTGCGAGGTCTGCGGCAACCCCATGAGGGCCGCCACGAGCACCCCCGCAGCGGCTGCCTTCGGCTACGGCCGTCCCATGGCCGGTGAGCCGACCGCGCCGGTGGAGATGTGCCCGCAGTGCTGCACCCAGCGCGAGGGTGTGGCCCCGTTCTGCGAGGTATGTAGGTACACCTTTCCAATGTGGTCGGTGGCCTTGCACACCGCGGACGCGCCACATCCGGGCTTGGCGGCGGGCAACCCGCGCATGGGCATCCCGCCACAGCGGTCCCCGTCGGCCCTCCCACAGGCCCCCTTCGACCACCACGGCCCGCGGCCGGCTTGGGTGGAACTGCCGGCCGAGCCGCTCGGGCACGAGGACGGCCAACTGCTCTCACCGCCCGGGGCCGATCAGCAGCCGTACGTGCAACACCTCCAACAGGAGTACCAGCAGCCCTCATCGCATCGTCAACAGCAGGACTACGCATCCCAGGGTCAGGCCCCGTCGCAGATCGGTGGCCCCTGGAGCGCGACGGTCGGCCCCGACCGCTCGTACTTCATGGCGATGATACAGAGAAGCCCCGAGGCGGTCGGACTGAATCTGCCCGCGTACTCCCCCGAGCAGCACCTCGCGCTCTCCGGCGGTCAGATCACCATCGGCCGGCGGCGCGCCTCCTCGGGCGAGTCCCCGGACATCGACCTCTCGGTGCCCCCCGAGGACCCGGGCGTCTCCCACCAGCACGCGATGCTCGTCCAGCAGCCCGACGGAACCTGGTCCGTGATGGACCAGAACTCCACCAACGGCACCACCATCAACGGCGGTGAGGAACCGATCCAGCCGTACGTCCCGATCCCCCTCGGCGACGGCGACCAGGTCCACGTCGGCGCCTGGACCACGATCACCGTCCACCATGGTTGCTGA
- a CDS encoding sugar kinase, translating into MTTPDAGPAPVPAANPVPEVVTVGEAMAALRATRPIRLAPPMELSVAGAESNVAICLARLGHRTAWVGRVGADPFGALILRTLRAEGVDTSHARTDTQGRPTGLLVREDGIGDLATVHYYRDRSAGSALHPDDVLPALHPGTRILHLTGIAPALGPTAAQAVLAAATRARELGTTVCLDVNHHARLWAHHQARQVLLPLARHADILIASADELHLVADDPADDEDHAVTALLAQGTREVVLTRGGNGASITTADGTHHAPARRVPVVDVIGAGDAFVAAYLSGVLDNLTTEQRLHRATATAAFAVATRGDWEGLPTRTDLALLDTPAGTTLR; encoded by the coding sequence GTGACCACCCCCGACGCCGGCCCAGCACCTGTCCCGGCCGCCAACCCGGTCCCCGAGGTGGTGACCGTGGGGGAGGCGATGGCCGCGCTGCGGGCCACCAGACCAATCAGGCTCGCTCCGCCCATGGAACTGTCCGTCGCCGGGGCCGAGTCCAACGTCGCCATCTGCCTGGCCCGCCTCGGTCACCGCACTGCATGGGTCGGCCGGGTCGGCGCCGACCCGTTCGGCGCCTTGATCCTGCGCACCCTGCGCGCCGAAGGCGTCGACACCTCTCACGCCCGCACCGACACCCAGGGCCGGCCCACCGGCCTGCTCGTACGCGAGGACGGCATCGGCGACCTCGCCACGGTCCACTACTACCGCGACCGCTCCGCCGGATCCGCCCTCCACCCCGACGACGTCCTACCCGCCCTCCACCCCGGCACCCGCATCCTCCATCTCACCGGCATTGCCCCCGCCCTCGGCCCCACCGCAGCCCAGGCCGTCCTCGCCGCAGCCACCCGAGCCCGGGAACTCGGCACCACCGTCTGCCTCGACGTCAACCACCATGCCCGCCTGTGGGCCCACCACCAGGCCCGACAGGTCCTGCTGCCCCTGGCCCGCCACGCCGACATCCTCATCGCCTCCGCCGACGAACTCCACCTCGTCGCCGACGACCCAGCCGACGACGAGGACCATGCCGTCACAGCACTCCTCGCTCAGGGCACGCGCGAAGTGGTCCTCACCCGCGGCGGCAACGGCGCCAGCATCACCACCGCCGACGGGACACACCACGCTCCAGCCCGCCGCGTGCCCGTCGTGGACGTCATCGGCGCCGGCGACGCCTTCGTCGCCGCCTACCTCTCCGGGGTCCTCGACAATCTCACCACCGAGCAACGCCTCCACCGTGCCACCGCCACCGCCGCGTTCGCCGTCGCCACCCGCGGCGACTGGGAAGGCCTGCCCACCCGTACCGACCTCGCCCTCCTCGACACCCCCGCCGGCACCACCCTGCGCTGA
- a CDS encoding NUDIX hydrolase, with protein sequence MGELVERVDEQDHVVAVVDRGKAIRERWLHRVATIVCRDGDGRILVHRRPDHASRFPGQFNWMFGGAVDVGESYEEAATRELAEELGVHAHPRFVLKFLCDGVISPYWLGLHEAVVTAPVQPDTKEVGWFDWLTEPGLEAIVHRSQFIPDAREAFDRYRALSAPRPPSG encoded by the coding sequence ATGGGTGAGCTGGTTGAGCGGGTCGATGAGCAGGACCACGTCGTCGCGGTCGTCGACCGCGGGAAGGCGATTCGGGAACGCTGGTTGCATCGTGTGGCCACGATCGTGTGCCGGGACGGCGACGGACGGATCCTCGTGCACCGTCGCCCGGACCATGCGTCTCGCTTCCCGGGGCAGTTCAACTGGATGTTCGGGGGCGCCGTCGACGTGGGCGAGTCGTACGAGGAAGCTGCGACCAGAGAATTGGCGGAGGAGCTCGGGGTCCATGCTCATCCCCGCTTCGTGCTCAAGTTCCTGTGCGACGGCGTCATCAGCCCCTACTGGCTGGGCCTTCATGAAGCCGTGGTCACAGCACCTGTTCAGCCCGACACCAAGGAAGTCGGCTGGTTCGACTGGCTGACCGAGCCCGGACTCGAAGCGATCGTCCACCGCTCCCAGTTCATCCCGGATGCCCGCGAGGCATTCGACCGATATCGAGCCCTGAGCGCCCCGAGGCCCCCTTCCGGATAG
- a CDS encoding HAD family hydrolase, producing MIKGVMFDFSGTLLRIESTKEWLDAVLTAADLSLTGEEFASRVQRLTECGALPGGPSPLHVPTHLEALWRERDLGADQHRAVYTALAQEAGLPVPELAQALYDRHMTPAAWRPYPDTEPTLRELRRRGIPVAVVSNIGWDLRPIFRAHGLDDLVDAYLLSFELCVQKPDPAIFRAACGRLGLAPADVLMVGDNRIADGGAQVLGCPVHFVDHLPVDQRPAGLAPVLGLLGPS from the coding sequence ATGATCAAAGGGGTGATGTTCGACTTCTCCGGCACTCTGCTGCGCATCGAGTCGACCAAGGAGTGGCTCGACGCGGTGTTGACAGCGGCCGACCTCTCCCTGACCGGCGAGGAGTTCGCCTCTCGGGTGCAGCGGCTGACGGAGTGCGGAGCACTGCCAGGTGGACCGTCGCCACTGCACGTGCCCACGCATCTCGAAGCACTCTGGCGCGAGCGGGACCTGGGTGCCGATCAACACCGCGCCGTGTACACCGCATTGGCTCAGGAGGCCGGGCTGCCGGTGCCGGAGTTGGCGCAGGCGCTCTACGACCGCCATATGACGCCTGCCGCCTGGCGGCCCTACCCGGACACCGAACCGACGTTGCGTGAACTGCGTCGGCGAGGGATCCCGGTGGCCGTGGTGAGCAACATCGGATGGGATCTTCGACCCATCTTCCGCGCACACGGACTGGACGACCTGGTCGATGCCTATCTGCTCTCTTTCGAGCTGTGCGTGCAGAAGCCCGACCCGGCGATCTTCAGGGCCGCCTGCGGTCGGCTCGGCCTGGCACCCGCCGATGTGCTGATGGTCGGCGACAACCGCATCGCGGACGGCGGCGCGCAGGTCCTGGGGTGCCCGGTGCACTTCGTCGACCACCTGCCGGTCGATCAGCGCCCGGCCGGATTGGCACCTGTCTTGGGGTTGCTCGGGCCCTCGTAG
- a CDS encoding peptidoglycan-binding protein, with protein MTLGTPRSDIASLGVTPPVPVAGTTPSVSSGTSRPTSGKPTLRQGDSGAEVRKLQRLLAARGVYKGEINGQFDKRLRTAVSQFQKDQGIRVDNWGTYGPKTRKVLEE; from the coding sequence ATGACGCTGGGAACCCCGCGCAGTGACATTGCATCCCTGGGTGTGACCCCCCCCGTCCCTGTGGCCGGCACGACCCCTTCCGTTTCATCCGGCACCAGCCGTCCCACCAGCGGGAAGCCGACTCTTCGGCAGGGGGACTCGGGTGCGGAGGTGCGGAAGCTACAGCGGCTGCTGGCCGCGCGGGGGGTGTACAAGGGCGAGATCAACGGGCAATTCGACAAGAGATTGAGGACGGCAGTTTCCCAGTTCCAAAAGGACCAGGGCATCCGAGTTGACAACTGGGGCACCTACGGGCCGAAAACCCGAAAGGTGCTGGAGGAATAG